A stretch of the Agelaius phoeniceus isolate bAgePho1 chromosome 1, bAgePho1.hap1, whole genome shotgun sequence genome encodes the following:
- the NACAD gene encoding NAC-alpha domain-containing protein 1 isoform X4, whose amino-acid sequence MRMEQEDGAAPPPMPAKEEARPPPEGASCEPGPAAAAPPGSPCRPPPADPLDTRIVMGEETRCAPPEPRGGPPVPCPFPAPPKEPPPGRPPALDPELFFTAPSTPVRAGGARPVPPEEPTDGDSEGLCSPPTSPSGSYMTAEGGSWGSSGTASTSPSCSPNLAAEAEGLGEAEGEAEGLGGALGLPPGLGDPPAFPPLSPEEEDDDEDDDDEDGPFAPPGCADDEDEDDDDDEDGQTPEEEEEDEGSGLIPAALLPFRGSLLFQAEAVEISPRAAPEEEEEDEGSTSASFLRSLSESSIPEGGDEAFAFRDDTDASSDSAAYDGDEDERLYGSERHAGDTATPPGTPPGSPAPPGVELHLRAGSPCHPPAPGSPGTPPAPPGGDAQLDGDAFVPITGAWPPAEPPEEAVAAAEGSGAAQGPCPELAGTGPVPQAPGLCARDTQSHQLGGTNGEPQDGPGGDSDGDNDLELSTGTVGSADGHSELGSAATTLGTPVTPTALDQMDTADNDVVAPVAPSLMDSVDADLVAPVTPTPLDEMDAAAPSPVTPSPPDTDMVTPGTPTPLDTADSDVVTASLMDSTATSLVAPSPLDAAAPDVVALVTQRPPDEPDTVATSLVTPVTPSSPDEPDTVATSLVTPVTPSPPDEPDSVATSLVTTVTTSPPDEPDSVATSLVTTSPPDELDTVATSLGTTVTPSPPDEPEDTMATDLVTPTPPVTASPPDEPDTVATSLVTPVTPSPPRELDITATDLVTEVTPSLLDKMEVVDTVLVTPVTPTLMSTAATDLVTSVTPPSLDESSTAATDLVTSVTPALMDTTDAAPVTPSVMDTTDTRPMTSVTPSPQDETATVTPGSMAPVTTETGNVTATAVTPDLKDPVTPAVVTPSPLAAVPAPCPPARAVSPVALAAGVAPSHESPACPLAQAPLSRPPGDVPEERGDAATASAEGLSPALPDTSRTGSGFVTVPEGGEAAPSPAGPRGEPEEEEEDEEEEKEEDEEDEDAAPAPPSPQFTASELEVFVGTPPAPPELLPPPGAFSGRGAGPGVTAPLRGAPGLPPPAPEEPPAPRPGPEPPGHAAGDTDAKVPPSPPGAPPEQQEEEEAVGGVAPSPLPAAGPPPEPPRPAPPKLSQVPPPSPPRPAPGQEPPPGLPLSRKHLEGSGNESESNDESIPELEEPEGSELPPAQPQVPLGHGLGPGEEPLSKAKQSRSEKKARKAMSKLGLRQIHGVTRITIRKSKNILFVISKPDVFKSPASDIYIVFGEAKIEDLSQQVHKAAAEKFKVPLEHSALVTDAAPALAIKEESEEEEEVDETGLEVRDIELVMAQANVSRPKAVRALRHNNNDIVNAIMELTM is encoded by the exons atgaggatggaacAGGAGGATGGAGCCG CCCCCCCGCCGATGCCGGCCAAGGAGGAGGCTCGCCCCCCGCCCGAGGGGGCCAGCTGtgagcccggccccgccgccgccgccccccccgGCTCTCCgtgccgccccccgcccgcggACCCGCTGGACACGCGCATCGTGATGGGCGAGGAGACGCGCTGCGCCCCGCCCGAGCCGCGGGGGGGGCCCCCCGTGCCTTGTCCCTTCCCCGCGCCCCCCAAGGAGCCCCCCCCGGGCCGCCCCCCCGCGCTGGACCCCGAGCTCTTCTTCACGGCGCCCTCGACGCcggtgcgggccgggggggcGCGGCCGGTGCCCCCCGAGGAGCCGACGGACGGGGACAGCGAGGGGCTCTGCTCGCCCCCCACGTCCCCCTCGGGCTCCTACATGACGGCCGAGGGCGGCAGCTGGGGCTCCTCGGGCACCGCCAGCACCTCCCCGTCCTGCTCCCCCAACCTGGCGGCCGAGGCCGAAGGCCTGGGTGAGGCTGAGGGCGAGGCCGAAGGGCTGGGgggggccctggggctgccccccggCCTGGGAGACCCCCCGGCCTTCCCCCCACTGTCCCCCGAGGAGGAGGATGACGATGAGGATGATGACGACGAGGACGGTCCCTTCGCGCCGCCGGGCTGTGCGGACGACGAGGacgaggatgatgatgatgatgaggacgGGCAGACgccggaggaggaggaggaggatgagggcTCGGGGCTGATCCCGGCGGCGCTGCTCCCGTTCCGCGGCAGCCTCCTCTTCCAGGCCGAGGCCGTGGAGATCTCACCCCGGGCCGCccccgaggaggaggaggaggatgaaggcaGCACCTCGGCGTCCTTCCTGCGCTCGCTGTCCGAGAGCTCCATCCCCGAGGGGGGGGACGAGGCCTTCGCCTTCCGCGACGACACCGACGCCTCCTCGGACTCGGCCGCCTACGACGGGGACGAGGACGAGCGGCTCTACGGCAGCGAGCGGCACGCGGGGGACACCGCGACACCcccggggacacccccgggctcccccgcgccccccggcGTGGAGCTGCACCTCCGGGCCGGGTCCCCGTGTCACCCCCCCGCTCCCGGATCCCCGGGGACACCCCCGGCACCCCCCGGAGGGGACGCGCAGCTGGACGGCGACGCCTTTGTCCCCATCACCGGGGCGTGGCCCCCGGCCGAGCCCCCCGAGGAGGCGGTGGCAGCCGCTGAAGGTTCTGGAGCCGCGCAGGGACCGTGCCCCGAGCTGGCAGGGACCGGCCCTGTCCCCCAGGCCCcggggctctgtgccagggacacccagagccaccagctGGGGGGCACCAATGGGGAGCCCCAGGACGGCCCTGGCGGTGACAGTGATGGTGACAACGACCTTGAGCTCAGCACGGGGACAGTGGGGAGCGCTGACGGCCACAGTGAGCTGGGAtctgcagccaccaccctggggacaccagtgACACCGACCGCCCTGGATCAGATGGACACTGCAGACAATGACGTGGTGGCACCAGTGGCACCCAGCCTGATGGACTCGGTGGACGCCGACCTGGTGGCACCAGTGACACCAACCCCACTGGACGAGATggatgctgcagcccccagcccggtgACACCCAGCCCACCTGACACTGACATggtgacaccagggacaccaacCCCGCTGGACACTGCAGACAGCGATGTGGTGACAGCCAGCCTGATGGacagcacagccaccagccTGGTGGCACCCAGCCCGTTGGATGCTGCAGCCCCTGATGTCGTGGCATTGGTGACACAAAGGCCACCAGATGAGCCTGACACTGTGGCCACCAGCCTGGTGACACCAGTGACACCCAGCTCACCAGATGAGCCTGACACTGTGGCCACCAGCCTGGTGACACCAGTGACACCCAGCCCACCAGATGAGCCGGACAGTGTGGCCACCAGCCTGGTGACAACAGTGACAACAAGCCCACCAGATGAGCCAGACAGTGTGGCCACCAGCCTGGTGACAACAAGCCCACCAGATGAGCTGGACACTGTGGCCACCAGCCTGGGGACAACGGTGACACCAAGCCCCCCAGATGAGCCAGAGGACACCATGGCCACGGACCTGGTGACACCAACCCCACCGGTGACAGCCAGCCCCCCAGATGAGCCTGACACTGTGGCCACCAGCCTGGTGACACCAGTGACACCAAGCCCACCACGTGAGCTGGATATCACGGCCACTGACCTGGTGACAGAGGTGACACCCAGCCTGCTGGACAAGATGGAAGTTGTGGACACTGTCCTGGTGACACCAGTGACACCCACCCTGATGTCCACTGCAGCCACCGACCTGGTGACATCAGTAACACCACCCTCCCTGGATGAGAGTAGCACTGCGGCCACCGACCTGGTGACATCGGTGACACCTGCCCTGATGGACACCACGGACGCTGCCCCAGTGACCCCGAGCGTGATGGACACCACGGACACCAGACCAATGACATCGGTGACACCGAGCCCCCAGGATGAGACGGCCACCGTGACCCCCGGCTCCATGGCCCCTGTGACCACTGAGACGGGCAACGTGACCGCCACTGCAGTGACCCCCGACTTGAAGGACCCCGTGACCCCTGCTGTGGtgacccccagccccctggccgctgtccctgccccgtgtccccctgcccGGGCCGTGTCCCCCGTGGCGCTGGCAGCCGGGGTGGCCCCGTCCCACGAGTCCCCCGCGTGTCCCCTGGCACAGGCGCCGCTGTCACGGCCCCCCGGGGATGTCCCTGAGGAGCGGGGGGACGCGGCCACCGCCTCGGCCGAGGGTTTGTCCCCGGCGCTGCCGGACACGTCCCGCACCGGCTCCGGCTTTGTCACCGTCCCCGAGGGGGGAGAGGCCGCGCCAagccccgccgggccccgcgggGAGcccgaggaggaggaagaggatgaggaggaagagaaagaagaggatgaggaagatgaggatGCGGCCCCCGCGCCCCCCTCGCCGCAGTTCACGGCCTCGGAGCTGGAGGTGTTCGTGGGgacccccccggccccccccgagctgctgccaccacccgGTGCCTTTTCGGGGCGCGGGGCTGGCCCGGGGGTCACCGCCCCGCTCCGGGGGGCCCCGGGGCTGCCGCCCCCCGCCCCAGAGGAGCCCCCCGCCCCCCGGCCGGGCCCTGAGCCCCCCGGCCACGCTGCAGGGGACACCGATGCCAAAGTCCCCCCGAGTCCCCCCGGGGCCCCCCccgagcagcaggaggaagaggaggccgTGGGGGGGGtcgcccccagccccctgcccgCTGCGGGGCCCCCTCCTGAGCCCCCCCGCCCTGCACCCCCCAAACTCAGCCAAgtgcctcctcccagcccccccAGGCCCGCCCCCGGCCAGGAGCCccccccggggctgcccctcTCCAGGAAGCACCTCGAAG GGTCTGGGAACGAGTCCGAGAGCAACGACGAGTCCATCCCGGAGCTGGAGGAGCCCGAGGGCTCGGAGCTGCCCCccgcccagccccag GTGCCCCTCGGCCACGGCCTCGGGCCCGGGGAGGAGCCGCTCAGCAAAGCCAAGCAGAGCCGCAGCGAGAAGAAGGCCCGCAAG GCCATGTCCAAGCTGGGGCTGCGGCAGATCCACGGCGTCACCCGCATCACCATCCGCAAGTCCAAGAACATCCTGTTCGTCATCTCCAAACCCGACGTGTTCAAGAGCCCCGCCTCCGACATCTACATCGTCTTTGGGGAGGCCAAG ATCGAGGACCTGTCCCAGCAAGTGCACAAGGCAGCGGCTGAGAAGTTCAAGGTGCCCCTGGAGCACTCGGCGCTGGTGACCGacgctgctcctgccctggccatCAAGGAGGagagcgaggaggaggagg aggtgGATGAGACGGGGCTGGAGGTGCGGGACATCGAGCTGGTGATGGCCCAGGCCAACGTGTCCCGGCCCAAGGCTGTGAGAGCCCTGAGGCACAACAACAACGACATCGTCAACGCCATCATG GAACTGACCATGTAG
- the NACAD gene encoding NAC-alpha domain-containing protein 1 isoform X2, which yields MEPCPGASAPPPMPAKEEARPPPEGASCEPGPAAAAPPGSPCRPPPADPLDTRIVMGEETRCAPPEPRGGPPVPCPFPAPPKEPPPGRPPALDPELFFTAPSTPVRAGGARPVPPEEPTDGDSEGLCSPPTSPSGSYMTAEGGSWGSSGTASTSPSCSPNLAAEAEGLGEAEGEAEGLGGALGLPPGLGDPPAFPPLSPEEEDDDEDDDDEDGPFAPPGCADDEDEDDDDDEDGQTPEEEEEDEGSGLIPAALLPFRGSLLFQAEAVEISPRAAPEEEEEDEGSTSASFLRSLSESSIPEGGDEAFAFRDDTDASSDSAAYDGDEDERLYGSERHAGDTATPPGTPPGSPAPPGVELHLRAGSPCHPPAPGSPGTPPAPPGGDAQLDGDAFVPITGAWPPAEPPEEAVAAAEGSGAAQGPCPELAGTGPVPQAPGLCARDTQSHQLGGTNGEPQDGPGGDSDGDNDLELSTGTVGSADGHSELGSAATTLGTPVTPTALDQMDTADNDVVAPVAPSLMDSVDADLVAPVTPTPLDEMDAAAPSPVTPSPPDTDMVTPGTPTPLDTADSDVVTASLMDSTATSLVAPSPLDAAAPDVVALVTQRPPDEPDTVATSLVTPVTPSSPDEPDTVATSLVTPVTPSPPDEPDSVATSLVTTVTTSPPDEPDSVATSLVTTSPPDELDTVATSLGTTVTPSPPDEPEDTMATDLVTPTPPVTASPPDEPDTVATSLVTPVTPSPPRELDITATDLVTEVTPSLLDKMEVVDTVLVTPVTPTLMSTAATDLVTSVTPPSLDESSTAATDLVTSVTPALMDTTDAAPVTPSVMDTTDTRPMTSVTPSPQDETATVTPGSMAPVTTETGNVTATAVTPDLKDPVTPAVVTPSPLAAVPAPCPPARAVSPVALAAGVAPSHESPACPLAQAPLSRPPGDVPEERGDAATASAEGLSPALPDTSRTGSGFVTVPEGGEAAPSPAGPRGEPEEEEEDEEEEKEEDEEDEDAAPAPPSPQFTASELEVFVGTPPAPPELLPPPGAFSGRGAGPGVTAPLRGAPGLPPPAPEEPPAPRPGPEPPGHAAGDTDAKVPPSPPGAPPEQQEEEEAVGGVAPSPLPAAGPPPEPPRPAPPKLSQVPPPSPPRPAPGQEPPPGLPLSRKHLEAPQAPPQKEPEPRGRAGVPGAGAARAPPRGSLQSESSSSSEAEPPQPPPAPQRCQPNHRGSGNESESNDESIPELEEPEGSELPPAQPQVPLGHGLGPGEEPLSKAKQSRSEKKARKAMSKLGLRQIHGVTRITIRKSKNILFVISKPDVFKSPASDIYIVFGEAKIEDLSQQVHKAAAEKFKVPLEHSALVTDAAPALAIKEESEEEEEVDETGLEVRDIELVMAQANVSRPKAVRALRHNNNDIVNAIMELTM from the exons ATGGAGCCGTGCCCGGGGGCCTCAG CCCCCCCGCCGATGCCGGCCAAGGAGGAGGCTCGCCCCCCGCCCGAGGGGGCCAGCTGtgagcccggccccgccgccgccgccccccccgGCTCTCCgtgccgccccccgcccgcggACCCGCTGGACACGCGCATCGTGATGGGCGAGGAGACGCGCTGCGCCCCGCCCGAGCCGCGGGGGGGGCCCCCCGTGCCTTGTCCCTTCCCCGCGCCCCCCAAGGAGCCCCCCCCGGGCCGCCCCCCCGCGCTGGACCCCGAGCTCTTCTTCACGGCGCCCTCGACGCcggtgcgggccgggggggcGCGGCCGGTGCCCCCCGAGGAGCCGACGGACGGGGACAGCGAGGGGCTCTGCTCGCCCCCCACGTCCCCCTCGGGCTCCTACATGACGGCCGAGGGCGGCAGCTGGGGCTCCTCGGGCACCGCCAGCACCTCCCCGTCCTGCTCCCCCAACCTGGCGGCCGAGGCCGAAGGCCTGGGTGAGGCTGAGGGCGAGGCCGAAGGGCTGGGgggggccctggggctgccccccggCCTGGGAGACCCCCCGGCCTTCCCCCCACTGTCCCCCGAGGAGGAGGATGACGATGAGGATGATGACGACGAGGACGGTCCCTTCGCGCCGCCGGGCTGTGCGGACGACGAGGacgaggatgatgatgatgatgaggacgGGCAGACgccggaggaggaggaggaggatgagggcTCGGGGCTGATCCCGGCGGCGCTGCTCCCGTTCCGCGGCAGCCTCCTCTTCCAGGCCGAGGCCGTGGAGATCTCACCCCGGGCCGCccccgaggaggaggaggaggatgaaggcaGCACCTCGGCGTCCTTCCTGCGCTCGCTGTCCGAGAGCTCCATCCCCGAGGGGGGGGACGAGGCCTTCGCCTTCCGCGACGACACCGACGCCTCCTCGGACTCGGCCGCCTACGACGGGGACGAGGACGAGCGGCTCTACGGCAGCGAGCGGCACGCGGGGGACACCGCGACACCcccggggacacccccgggctcccccgcgccccccggcGTGGAGCTGCACCTCCGGGCCGGGTCCCCGTGTCACCCCCCCGCTCCCGGATCCCCGGGGACACCCCCGGCACCCCCCGGAGGGGACGCGCAGCTGGACGGCGACGCCTTTGTCCCCATCACCGGGGCGTGGCCCCCGGCCGAGCCCCCCGAGGAGGCGGTGGCAGCCGCTGAAGGTTCTGGAGCCGCGCAGGGACCGTGCCCCGAGCTGGCAGGGACCGGCCCTGTCCCCCAGGCCCcggggctctgtgccagggacacccagagccaccagctGGGGGGCACCAATGGGGAGCCCCAGGACGGCCCTGGCGGTGACAGTGATGGTGACAACGACCTTGAGCTCAGCACGGGGACAGTGGGGAGCGCTGACGGCCACAGTGAGCTGGGAtctgcagccaccaccctggggacaccagtgACACCGACCGCCCTGGATCAGATGGACACTGCAGACAATGACGTGGTGGCACCAGTGGCACCCAGCCTGATGGACTCGGTGGACGCCGACCTGGTGGCACCAGTGACACCAACCCCACTGGACGAGATggatgctgcagcccccagcccggtgACACCCAGCCCACCTGACACTGACATggtgacaccagggacaccaacCCCGCTGGACACTGCAGACAGCGATGTGGTGACAGCCAGCCTGATGGacagcacagccaccagccTGGTGGCACCCAGCCCGTTGGATGCTGCAGCCCCTGATGTCGTGGCATTGGTGACACAAAGGCCACCAGATGAGCCTGACACTGTGGCCACCAGCCTGGTGACACCAGTGACACCCAGCTCACCAGATGAGCCTGACACTGTGGCCACCAGCCTGGTGACACCAGTGACACCCAGCCCACCAGATGAGCCGGACAGTGTGGCCACCAGCCTGGTGACAACAGTGACAACAAGCCCACCAGATGAGCCAGACAGTGTGGCCACCAGCCTGGTGACAACAAGCCCACCAGATGAGCTGGACACTGTGGCCACCAGCCTGGGGACAACGGTGACACCAAGCCCCCCAGATGAGCCAGAGGACACCATGGCCACGGACCTGGTGACACCAACCCCACCGGTGACAGCCAGCCCCCCAGATGAGCCTGACACTGTGGCCACCAGCCTGGTGACACCAGTGACACCAAGCCCACCACGTGAGCTGGATATCACGGCCACTGACCTGGTGACAGAGGTGACACCCAGCCTGCTGGACAAGATGGAAGTTGTGGACACTGTCCTGGTGACACCAGTGACACCCACCCTGATGTCCACTGCAGCCACCGACCTGGTGACATCAGTAACACCACCCTCCCTGGATGAGAGTAGCACTGCGGCCACCGACCTGGTGACATCGGTGACACCTGCCCTGATGGACACCACGGACGCTGCCCCAGTGACCCCGAGCGTGATGGACACCACGGACACCAGACCAATGACATCGGTGACACCGAGCCCCCAGGATGAGACGGCCACCGTGACCCCCGGCTCCATGGCCCCTGTGACCACTGAGACGGGCAACGTGACCGCCACTGCAGTGACCCCCGACTTGAAGGACCCCGTGACCCCTGCTGTGGtgacccccagccccctggccgctgtccctgccccgtgtccccctgcccGGGCCGTGTCCCCCGTGGCGCTGGCAGCCGGGGTGGCCCCGTCCCACGAGTCCCCCGCGTGTCCCCTGGCACAGGCGCCGCTGTCACGGCCCCCCGGGGATGTCCCTGAGGAGCGGGGGGACGCGGCCACCGCCTCGGCCGAGGGTTTGTCCCCGGCGCTGCCGGACACGTCCCGCACCGGCTCCGGCTTTGTCACCGTCCCCGAGGGGGGAGAGGCCGCGCCAagccccgccgggccccgcgggGAGcccgaggaggaggaagaggatgaggaggaagagaaagaagaggatgaggaagatgaggatGCGGCCCCCGCGCCCCCCTCGCCGCAGTTCACGGCCTCGGAGCTGGAGGTGTTCGTGGGgacccccccggccccccccgagctgctgccaccacccgGTGCCTTTTCGGGGCGCGGGGCTGGCCCGGGGGTCACCGCCCCGCTCCGGGGGGCCCCGGGGCTGCCGCCCCCCGCCCCAGAGGAGCCCCCCGCCCCCCGGCCGGGCCCTGAGCCCCCCGGCCACGCTGCAGGGGACACCGATGCCAAAGTCCCCCCGAGTCCCCCCGGGGCCCCCCccgagcagcaggaggaagaggaggccgTGGGGGGGGtcgcccccagccccctgcccgCTGCGGGGCCCCCTCCTGAGCCCCCCCGCCCTGCACCCCCCAAACTCAGCCAAgtgcctcctcccagcccccccAGGCCCGCCCCCGGCCAGGAGCCccccccggggctgcccctcTCCAGGAAGCACCTCGAAG ccccccaggcccccccGCAGAAGGAGCCggagccccggggccgggcgggggtcccgggggcgggggcggcccgggCGCCCCCCCGGGGGTCTCTGCAGTCGGAGTCGAGCTCGTCCAGCgaggctgagcccccccagccccccccggccccccagCGCTGCCAGCCCAACCACCgag GGTCTGGGAACGAGTCCGAGAGCAACGACGAGTCCATCCCGGAGCTGGAGGAGCCCGAGGGCTCGGAGCTGCCCCccgcccagccccag GTGCCCCTCGGCCACGGCCTCGGGCCCGGGGAGGAGCCGCTCAGCAAAGCCAAGCAGAGCCGCAGCGAGAAGAAGGCCCGCAAG GCCATGTCCAAGCTGGGGCTGCGGCAGATCCACGGCGTCACCCGCATCACCATCCGCAAGTCCAAGAACATCCTGTTCGTCATCTCCAAACCCGACGTGTTCAAGAGCCCCGCCTCCGACATCTACATCGTCTTTGGGGAGGCCAAG ATCGAGGACCTGTCCCAGCAAGTGCACAAGGCAGCGGCTGAGAAGTTCAAGGTGCCCCTGGAGCACTCGGCGCTGGTGACCGacgctgctcctgccctggccatCAAGGAGGagagcgaggaggaggagg aggtgGATGAGACGGGGCTGGAGGTGCGGGACATCGAGCTGGTGATGGCCCAGGCCAACGTGTCCCGGCCCAAGGCTGTGAGAGCCCTGAGGCACAACAACAACGACATCGTCAACGCCATCATG GAACTGACCATGTAG